Proteins encoded within one genomic window of Melospiza georgiana isolate bMelGeo1 chromosome 24, bMelGeo1.pri, whole genome shotgun sequence:
- the LOC131093287 gene encoding olfactory receptor 14J1-like, translating to MSNSSSIRHFLLLPLADTRQLQLLHFCLLLGISLAALLGNGLIISAIACGHHLHTPMFFFLLNLALSDLGSICTTVPKAMHNSLWDTRKISYTGCATQVFFFVFCAATDFYLLTIMCYDRYVSICKPLHYGTLLGSRACAHMAAAAWASAFLNAFMHTANTFSLPLCHGNALGQFFCEIPWILKLTCSNSILREFGLLVFSICLALGCFLFIIFSYVQIFRAVLRIPSEQGRHKAFSTCLPHLAVVSLFLSTAAIAHLKPPSMSSPSLDLALSVLYSVVPPALNPLIYSLRNQELKTAVWRMMTGYFQKH from the coding sequence atgtccaacagcagctccatcaggcacttcctcctgctgccattggcagacacacggcagctgcagctcctgcacttctgcctcttgctgggcatctccctggctgccctcctgggcaacggcctcatcatcagcgccatagcctgcggccaccacctgcacacgcccatgttcttcttcctgctcaacctggccctcagcgacctgggctccatctgcaccactgtccccaaagccatgcataattccctctgggacaccaggaaaatctcctacacaggatgtgctacacaggtctttttttttgttttctgtgcagcaACAGATTTTTatctcctgaccatcatgtgctacgaccgctacgtgtccatctgcaaacccctgcactatggtaccctcctgggcagcagagcttgtgcccacatggcagcagctgcctgggccagtgcctttctcaatgcttTCATGCACAcggccaatacattttccctgcccctgtgccatggcaatgccctgggccagttcttctgtgaaatcccatgGATCCTCAAGCTCACCTGTTCAAACTCAATTCTCAGGGAATTTGGGCTACTtgttttttccatctgtttaGCATTGGGCTGTTTTCTGTTCATtattttctcctatgtgcagattttcagggctgtgcttaggatcccctctgagcagggacgacacaaagccttttccacctgcctccctcacctggctgtggtctccctattcctcagcactgcagcaattGCTCActtgaagcccccctccatgtcctccccatccctggatctggcactgtcagttctgtactcggtggtgcctccagccctgaaccccctcatctacagcctgaggaaccaggagctcaagaCTGCAGTCTGGAGAATGATGACTGGTTactttcagaaacattaa